From the genome of Lutzomyia longipalpis isolate SR_M1_2022 chromosome 2, ASM2433408v1, one region includes:
- the LOC129789363 gene encoding uncharacterized protein LOC129789363 translates to MSIVGNKSDEFVMMEALQKSDEKFIIKQEDGGGGELHNTSTMIDNDKKMRRQIANSNERRRMQSINAGFQSLRLLLPHHEGEKLSKAAILQQTAEFVYNLEQDKSRLMSNVSYLRELLLKNNINPDLPTVTGSTVSTTTATTSTVSGKKRKLDTVMTMQTISDSSDEGLGSMSPEPLTFVTVMTKPSGPITTTTSSTTATTNSILAKEVVELKHQLEIERRQRVLLEDQLRQVECQVYPDQVSREEHIYQHQEVIEHTNNLRVDGMDMVDDIEDGVEVIEEEDEDNSTSMSIIPEDPITKLSLSQLSELQQSQDMHVLSLESLQPTGQNVVVCSSPVHEISIEETHGLSPSRVVVECNKSDVEKVEISTKQRLQPILEAVIKAEPKVEVERITNSPVSLTVVKTEQSTQASSPQSRMYLTSTSRQNLETIVEAIRHLEGDHLFGETTQEQPTQEAPLALTTHNKQTHLHPHQYTRKIHVDVNPFLHFRTSTSATTQHLQQCRPGVIVVKQNS, encoded by the exons aaTTAAACAAGAAGACGGTGGAGGTGGTGAACTTCATAATACATCTACAATGATtgataatgataaaaaaatgcgaCGTCAAATCGCAAATAGTAATGAGAGGCGTCGGATGCAGAGCATCAATGCAGGTTTTCAGAGCCTCAGGCTACTTCTGCCCCATCATGAGGGAGAAAAATTGAGCAAG gctGCAATTCTACAACAAACCGCAGAATTTGTTTATAATTTGGAGCAGGATAAAAGTCGTCTTATGTCCAACGTATCCTATCTGCGCGAGCTCCTTCTAAAGAACAACATTAACCCAGATCTACCGACTGTTACTGGTTCAACAGTTTCTACTACGACTGCAACAACATCCACAGTATCGGGCAAGAAGCGCAAATTGGACACTGTGATGACAATGCAGACTATTTCAGATTCATCAGACGAAGGTTTGGGTTCCATGTCTCCGGAACCTCTCACCTTTGTAACAGTAATGACGAAACCTAGTGGGCCCATAACCACAACGACATCATCGACTACCGCAACTACAAATAGCATCCTGGCCAAGGAAGTGGTGGAACTGAAGCATCAGCTGGAGATTGAGCGACGCCAAAGGGTGTTGCTGGAAGATCAATTGCGACAGGTGGAGTGTCAAGTTTACCCTGATCAAGTGAGTCGCGAGGAGCACATTTACCAGCATCAAGAGGTGATTGAGCACACTAACAATTTGCGAGTAGATGGGATGGATATGGTGGATGATATTGAAGATGGTGTGGAAGTAATTGAAGAGGAAGATGAGGATAACTCTACATCAATGTCCATAATCCCCGAGGATCCAATTACAAAATTATCACTTTCTCAATTGTCGGAACTACAACAGAGCCAAGATATGCATGTTCTATCGCTAGAGAGTTTACAGCCAACAGGACAAAATGTTGTTGTGTGTTCGTCACCAGTGCATGAGATAAGTATTGAAGAGACCCATGGATTGTCACCAAGTCGAGTAGTTGTGGAGTGCAACAAAAGTGACGTGGAGAAAGTCGAGATTAGTACGAAACAACGGCTACAGCCTATTCTTGAAGCAGTAATTAAGGCTGAGCCAAAAGTGGAGGTTGAACGTATCACCAATTCCCCTGTTAGTTTAACTGTCGTGAAGACTGAGCAGTCAACACAAGCATCTTCGCCACAATCGCGGATGTATCTCACATCGACGTCACGGCAGAACTTGGAGACAATTGTAGAGGCAATTAGACACCTTGAGGGTGATCATTTGTTTGGTGAAACGACACAAGAGCAACCTACGCAGGAGGCGCCTCTTGCACTCACAACACACAACAAGCAGACACATTTGCACCCACATCAATACACTCGAAAAATCCACGTAGATGTCAATCCATTTCTTCACTTCCGGACATCAACAAGCGCCACGACGCAGCACCTGCAACAGTGTCGACCTGGTGTGATTGTTGTGAAGCAAAACTCCTGA